In Phyllostomus discolor isolate MPI-MPIP mPhyDis1 chromosome 2, mPhyDis1.pri.v3, whole genome shotgun sequence, the following are encoded in one genomic region:
- the MTERF2 gene encoding transcription termination factor 2, mitochondrial: MLWKLLLRSQPCRLCSRRRMLSAPRCRPSVARFTCTPDNHSKKENERTVEKLYKCSVDIRKIRRLKGWVLLEEETYVEEIANILQQLGADETVVASILERCPEAIVRSPAAVSIQRDLWQSVCRNKEELVKLIEQFPESFFAIQDHENRKQNVQFFQELGLKNVVISRFLTTASSIFHNPVEQNKQMIRILQESYLNLGGSETNMKVWLLKLLSQDPFILLNSSAAIKETLGFLQEQGFADFEILHLLSKLKGFLFQLSPRSIQNSISFSKSAFKCTDHDLKQLVLTCPALLYYSVPVLEERIQVLLKEGISIAQIRETPMVLELTPQIVQYRIRKLNSLGYRIKDGHLANLHGTKKEFEANFGKIQAKKGRPLFNPVAPLNVDE, encoded by the coding sequence ATGTTGTGGAAGCTGCTGCTGCGGTCCCAGCCTTGCAGGCTGTGCTCTCGCAGAAGGATGCTGTCAGCCCCCAGATGCAGACCTTCGGTGGCACGCTTCACCTGCACCCCTGATAAtcactcaaagaaagaaaatgagaggacaGTAGAAAAGCTCTATAAATGTTCTGTTGACATCAGGAAAATCCGCAGATTGAAAGGATGGGTACTTTTGGAGGAAGAAACCTATGTTGAagaaattgcaaatattttacaaCAGCTGGGTGCCGACGAGACCGTGGTAGCCAGTATTCTGGAACGCTGCCCAGAAGCCATTGTCCGCAGTCCCGCTGCCGTGAGCATCCAGAGGGACCTCTGGCAGTCGGTCTGCAGAAACAAGGAAGAGCTGGTCAAGCTAATAGAGCAGTTTCCAGAATCCTTCTTTGCCATTCAAGACCACGAAAACCGGAAACAGAACGTTCAGTTCTTTCAAGAGTTGGGACTCAAAAATGTGGTCATTAGCAGATTTTTGACAACTGCCTCTAGTATTTTTCATAATCCTGTTgagcaaaataagcaaatgatAAGGATTCTCCAAGAGAGTTATCTAAATCTAGGAGGCTCCGAGACCAACATGAAAGTTTGGCTCCTAAAATTATTAAGCCAAGACCCAttcattttgttaaattcttCCGCAGCTATCAAGGAAACACTCGGGTTTCTCCAGGAGCAGGGTTTCGCAGACTTTGAAATTCTCCACCTCCTGTCCAAACTGAAAGGGTTTCTTTTTCAGCTTAGCCCAAGAAGCATACAGAACAGtatttccttctctaaaagtgCTTTTAAATGCACAGATCATGACCTGAAGCAATTAGTGTTGACGTGTCCTGCCCTTTTATATTATTCTGTTCCCGTTTTGGAAGAGAGAATTCAGGTGTTACTGAAAGAGGGCATTTCCATAGCTCAGATAAGAGAGACGCCAATGGTTCTTGAATTAACACCGCAGATAGTACAGTACaggataaggaaactgaattcTTTAGGCTACAGAATAAAGGATGGACATCTAGCAAATCTACATGGAACAAAAAAAGAGTTTGAGGCTAACTTTGGTAAAATCCAGGCCAAAAAAGGAAGGCCATTATTTAACCCTGTGGCACCATTAAACGTTGATGAGTAA
- the CRY1 gene encoding cryptochrome-1 isoform X2, translating to MGVNAVHWFRKGLRLHDNPALKECIQGADTIRCVYILDPWFAGSSNVGINRWRFLLQCLEDLDANLRKLNSRLFVIRGQPADVFPRLFKEWNITKLSIEYDSEPFGKERDAAIKKLATEAGVEVIVRISHTLYDLDKIIELNGGQPPLTYKRFQTLISKMEPLEIPVETITSEVIEKCTTPLSDDHDEKYGVPSLEELGFDTDGLPSAVWPGGETEALTRLERHLERKAWVANFERPRMNANSLLASPTGLSPYLRFGCLSCRLFYFKLTDLYKKVKKNSSPPLSLYGQLLWREFFYTAATNNPRFDKMEGNPICVQIPWDKNPEALAKWAEGRTGFPWIDAIMTQLRQEGWIHHLARHAVACFLTRGDLWISWEEGMKVFEELLLDADWSINAGSWMWLSCSSFFQQFFHCYCPVGFGRRTDPNGDYIRRYLPILRGFPAKYIYDPWNAPEGIQKVAKCLIGVNYPKPMVNHAEASRLNIERMKQIYQQLSRYRGLGLLASVPSNPNGNGGLMGYSPGENIPGCSSSGSCAQGSGILHYAHGDSQQTHLLKQGRGSMGTGLSSGKRPSQEEDTQSVGPKVQRQSTH from the exons ATTTTTGCTTCAATGTCTTGAAGACCTGGATGCTAATCTGCGAAAATTAAACTCTCGTCTGTTTGTGATCCGGGGCCAACCAGCAGATGTGTTTCCCAGGCTTTTCAAG GAATGGAACATTACTAAGCTTTCAATTGAGTATGATTCTGAGCCCTTCGGAAAGGAACGAGATGCAGCTATTAAGAAACTGGCTACGGAAGCTGGAGTAGAAGTAATTGTACGAATTTCACATACATTGTATGACCTAGACAA GATCATAGAACTCAATGGTGGACAACCACCTCTTACGTATAAAAGATTCCAGACtctcatcagcaaaatggaacCGCTAGAGATACCGGTAGAGACGATTACTTCGGAAGTGATAGAAAAGTGCACGACTCCTCTGTCTGATGACCACGATGAAAAATACGGAGTCCCCTCACTGGAAGAACTAG gttttgatACGGATGGTTTACCCTCTGCAGTGTGGCCAGGCGGAGAAACGGAAGCACTTACACGTTTGGAAAGGCATTTGGAAAGAAAA GCCTGGGTGGCAAACTTTGAAAGACCTCGGATGAATGCGAATTCCCTGCTTGCCAGCCCTACCGGACTCAGTCCTTACCTCCGATTTGGTTGTTTGTCTTGTCGGCTGTTTTACTTCAAACTAACAGATCTCTACAAGAAG GTAAAAAAGAACagttcccctcccctttccctttatGGGCAACTACTATGGCGAGAATTTTTCTATACAGCAGCAACAAATAATCCACGCTTTGATAAAATGGAAGGGAACCCCATCTGTGTTCAGATTCCTTGGGATAAGAATCCTGAGGCTTTAGCAAAATGGGCAGAAGGCCGGACAGGTTTTCCTTGGATTGATGCCATCATGACGCAGCTGCGTCAGGAGGGCTGGATTCACCACCTGGCCAGACACGCTGTTGCTTGCTTCCTGACACGCGGTGACCTGTGGATTAGTTGGGAAGAAGGAATGAAG GTATTTGAAGAATTATTGCTTGATGCAGATTGGAGCATAAATGCTGGAAGTTGGATGTGGCTGTCTTGTAGTTCCTTTTTTCAACAGTTTTTTCACTGCTATTGCCCTGTTGGTTTTGGTAGGAGGACAGATCCCAATGGAGACTACATAAG GCGATATTTGCCTATCCTAAGAGGCTTCCCTGCAAAATACATCTATGATCCTTGGAATGCACCAGAAGGTATCCAAAAGGTAGCCAAATGTTTGATAGGAGTTAATTACCCTAAACCAATGGTAAACCATGCTGAGGCAAGCCGTTTGAATATTGAGAGGATGAAACAGATCTACCAGCAGCTTTCACGATACAGAGGACTAG GTCTTCTTGCATCAGTGCCTTCTAATCCTAATGGGAATGGAGGCCTCATGGGGTATTCTCCTGGAGAAAATATCCCAGGCTGTAGCAGCAGTGGAA GTTGCGCTCAAGGGAGTGGCATTTTACATTACGCTCATGGAGACAGTCAGCAAACTCACCTACTAAAGCAAG GAAGAGGCTCCATGGGCACTGGCCTCAGCAGCGGGAAACGTCCCAGTCaggaagaggacacacagagcGTCGGCCCGAAGGTCCAGAGGCAGAGCACTCATTAG
- the CRY1 gene encoding cryptochrome-1 isoform X1, protein MGVNAVHWFRKGLRLHDNPALKECIQGADTIRCVYILDPWFAGSSNVGINRWRFLLQCLEDLDANLRKLNSRLFVIRGQPADVFPRLFKEWNITKLSIEYDSEPFGKERDAAIKKLATEAGVEVIVRISHTLYDLDKIIELNGGQPPLTYKRFQTLISKMEPLEIPVETITSEVIEKCTTPLSDDHDEKYGVPSLEELGFDTDGLPSAVWPGGETEALTRLERHLERKAWVANFERPRMNANSLLASPTGLSPYLRFGCLSCRLFYFKLTDLYKKVKKNSSPPLSLYGQLLWREFFYTAATNNPRFDKMEGNPICVQIPWDKNPEALAKWAEGRTGFPWIDAIMTQLRQEGWIHHLARHAVACFLTRGDLWISWEEGMKVFEELLLDADWSINAGSWMWLSCSSFFQQFFHCYCPVGFGRRTDPNGDYIRRYLPILRGFPAKYIYDPWNAPEGIQKVAKCLIGVNYPKPMVNHAEASRLNIERMKQIYQQLSRYRGLGLLASVPSNPNGNGGLMGYSPGENIPGCSSSGSCAQGSGILHYAHGDSQQTHLLKQGGRGSMGTGLSSGKRPSQEEDTQSVGPKVQRQSTH, encoded by the exons ATTTTTGCTTCAATGTCTTGAAGACCTGGATGCTAATCTGCGAAAATTAAACTCTCGTCTGTTTGTGATCCGGGGCCAACCAGCAGATGTGTTTCCCAGGCTTTTCAAG GAATGGAACATTACTAAGCTTTCAATTGAGTATGATTCTGAGCCCTTCGGAAAGGAACGAGATGCAGCTATTAAGAAACTGGCTACGGAAGCTGGAGTAGAAGTAATTGTACGAATTTCACATACATTGTATGACCTAGACAA GATCATAGAACTCAATGGTGGACAACCACCTCTTACGTATAAAAGATTCCAGACtctcatcagcaaaatggaacCGCTAGAGATACCGGTAGAGACGATTACTTCGGAAGTGATAGAAAAGTGCACGACTCCTCTGTCTGATGACCACGATGAAAAATACGGAGTCCCCTCACTGGAAGAACTAG gttttgatACGGATGGTTTACCCTCTGCAGTGTGGCCAGGCGGAGAAACGGAAGCACTTACACGTTTGGAAAGGCATTTGGAAAGAAAA GCCTGGGTGGCAAACTTTGAAAGACCTCGGATGAATGCGAATTCCCTGCTTGCCAGCCCTACCGGACTCAGTCCTTACCTCCGATTTGGTTGTTTGTCTTGTCGGCTGTTTTACTTCAAACTAACAGATCTCTACAAGAAG GTAAAAAAGAACagttcccctcccctttccctttatGGGCAACTACTATGGCGAGAATTTTTCTATACAGCAGCAACAAATAATCCACGCTTTGATAAAATGGAAGGGAACCCCATCTGTGTTCAGATTCCTTGGGATAAGAATCCTGAGGCTTTAGCAAAATGGGCAGAAGGCCGGACAGGTTTTCCTTGGATTGATGCCATCATGACGCAGCTGCGTCAGGAGGGCTGGATTCACCACCTGGCCAGACACGCTGTTGCTTGCTTCCTGACACGCGGTGACCTGTGGATTAGTTGGGAAGAAGGAATGAAG GTATTTGAAGAATTATTGCTTGATGCAGATTGGAGCATAAATGCTGGAAGTTGGATGTGGCTGTCTTGTAGTTCCTTTTTTCAACAGTTTTTTCACTGCTATTGCCCTGTTGGTTTTGGTAGGAGGACAGATCCCAATGGAGACTACATAAG GCGATATTTGCCTATCCTAAGAGGCTTCCCTGCAAAATACATCTATGATCCTTGGAATGCACCAGAAGGTATCCAAAAGGTAGCCAAATGTTTGATAGGAGTTAATTACCCTAAACCAATGGTAAACCATGCTGAGGCAAGCCGTTTGAATATTGAGAGGATGAAACAGATCTACCAGCAGCTTTCACGATACAGAGGACTAG GTCTTCTTGCATCAGTGCCTTCTAATCCTAATGGGAATGGAGGCCTCATGGGGTATTCTCCTGGAGAAAATATCCCAGGCTGTAGCAGCAGTGGAA GTTGCGCTCAAGGGAGTGGCATTTTACATTACGCTCATGGAGACAGTCAGCAAACTCACCTACTAAAGCAAG GAGGAAGAGGCTCCATGGGCACTGGCCTCAGCAGCGGGAAACGTCCCAGTCaggaagaggacacacagagcGTCGGCCCGAAGGTCCAGAGGCAGAGCACTCATTAG